Proteins co-encoded in one Parus major isolate Abel chromosome 17, Parus_major1.1, whole genome shotgun sequence genomic window:
- the EDF1 gene encoding endothelial differentiation-related factor 1 isoform X1 → MAESDWDTVTVLRKKGPSAAQAKSKQAILAAQRRGEDVETSKKWAAGQNKQHFITKNTAKLDRETEELHHDRVSLEVGKVIQQGRQSKGLTQKDLATKINEKPQVIADYESGRAIPNNQVMGKIERAIGLKLRGKDIGKPLETGPKGK, encoded by the exons ATGGCGGAGAGCGACTGGGACACGGTCACGGTGCTGCGCAAGAAGGGCCCGAGCGCCGCTCAGGCCAAGTCCAAGCAG GCGATCTTGGCGGCCCAGCGGCGCGGGGAGGACGTGGAGACCTCCAAGAAGT GGGCAGCAGGCCAGAACAAACAACACTTCATTACAAAGAACACAGCCAAGCTTGACCGTGAAACAGAGGAGCTGCACCATGACAGAGTTTCCCTGGAGGTGGGCAAAGTGATCCAGCAGGGCCGGCAGAGCAAGGGCCTCACGCAGAAGGACCTGGCCACG AAAATCAATGAAAAACCACAAGTTATCGCTGACTACGAATCAGGACGAGCGATCCCCAATAACCAGGTCATGGGCAAGATCGAAAGAGCCATCG GCCTCAAACTGCGTGGAAAGGACATTGGAAAACCATTGGAGACCGGCCCCAAAGGGAAATGA
- the EDF1 gene encoding endothelial differentiation-related factor 1 isoform X2: MAESDWDTVTVLRKKGPSAAQAKSKQAILAAQRRGEDVETSKKWAAGQNKQHFITKNTAKLDRETEELHHDRVSLEVGKVIQQGRQSKGLTQKDLATASNCVERTLENHWRPAPKGNDNKASKSVCSD, from the exons ATGGCGGAGAGCGACTGGGACACGGTCACGGTGCTGCGCAAGAAGGGCCCGAGCGCCGCTCAGGCCAAGTCCAAGCAG GCGATCTTGGCGGCCCAGCGGCGCGGGGAGGACGTGGAGACCTCCAAGAAGT GGGCAGCAGGCCAGAACAAACAACACTTCATTACAAAGAACACAGCCAAGCTTGACCGTGAAACAGAGGAGCTGCACCATGACAGAGTTTCCCTGGAGGTGGGCAAAGTGATCCAGCAGGGCCGGCAGAGCAAGGGCCTCACGCAGAAGGACCTGGCCACG GCCTCAAACTGCGTGGAAAGGACATTGGAAAACCATTGGAGACCGGCCCCAAAGGGAAATGACAACAAAGCCTCGAAATCAGTTTGCTCAGACTGA